From one Amaranthus tricolor cultivar Red isolate AtriRed21 chromosome 17, ASM2621246v1, whole genome shotgun sequence genomic stretch:
- the LOC130803830 gene encoding LOW QUALITY PROTEIN: allene oxide cyclase, chloroplastic-like (The sequence of the model RefSeq protein was modified relative to this genomic sequence to represent the inferred CDS: inserted 1 base in 1 codon): protein MGQTLNKIMSEFAEYNGDFEHVQYLVNKQIYTSDLQKRLGISAGICILIQNKPEENGDRXGDYGHISLQGSYLTYDHTHLAITGGLGIFEGAYGLVKLQQIVYPFKIFYTLYLKGIKGELPKELLCKPVEPHPGVEPSPEAKATLPRACIPNFTD, encoded by the exons ATGGGGCAGACTTTAAATAAGATCATGAGTGAATTTGCTGAGTACAATGGAGATTTTGAGCATGTACA ATACCTTGTAAATAAACAGATTTACACCAGTGATCTACAAAAGAGACTAGGAATATCAGCAGGAATATGCATTCTAATCCAAAACAAACCAGAAGAGAATGGAGACA ATGGAGATTATGGTCACATTTCACTCCAAGGATCATACTTAACCTATGACCACACGCACTTAGCCATAACGGGGGGGTTGGGTATCTTTGAAGGTGCATATGGACTGGTTAAATTGCAGCAAATTGTATACCCATTCAAGATTTTCTACACACTTTACTTGAAGGGTATTAAGGGTGAACTTCCTAAGGAGTTACTTTGTAAGCCTGTTGAACCTCATCCTGGTGTTGAGCCTTCTCCTGAGGCTAAGGCCACTCTCCCTAGAGCATGCATCCCTAATTTTACTGACTAA